The following are encoded together in the Equus quagga isolate Etosha38 chromosome 15, UCLA_HA_Equagga_1.0, whole genome shotgun sequence genome:
- the LOC124226113 gene encoding LOW QUALITY PROTEIN: olfactory receptor 10C1-like (The sequence of the model RefSeq protein was modified relative to this genomic sequence to represent the inferred CDS: inserted 1 base in 1 codon): MCTNTSVVTEFILAGFSHLASLQGLLFSLFLTIYLLTVAGNLLTVVLVSADSALWSPMYFFLRILSALEIGCMSVTVPLLLHHLLTGQRHIPRSGCALQMFFFLFFGATECCLLAAMAXDRYATICKPLSCPLLLSHRICLQLAWACGATVGLSHTSFIFSLPFCGPNAIPHFCETQPMLQLICGVISLKELQIILAAALIILCPFGLILGSYGSILATIFRIPSAVGRRKAFSTCSSHLVVVSLFYSTAIFIYIHPKASYDPATDPLLSLFYAVVTPILNPIIYSLRNTDVKAALKRTVQKIRAAEV, from the exons ATGTGCACCAACACGTCTGTGGTGACTGAATTCATTCTTGCAGGCTtctcccacctggccagcctgCAGGGCTTGCTCTTCTCGCTCTTCCTCACCATCTACCTGCTCACTGTGGCAGGCAACCTCCTCACTGTGGTGCTGGTCTCAGCTGATTCTGCCCTCTGGTCCCCTATGTACTTCTTCCTTCGAATCCTCTCAGCCCTGGAGATTGGCTGCATGTCTGTCACTGTCCCCCTGCTGCTTCACCACCTCCTCACTGGTCAGCGCCACATCCCTCGCTCTGGCTGTGCACTGCagatgttcttctttctcttttttggtgcCACGGAGTGTTGCCTCTTGGCAGCCATGG TTGACCGCTACGCCACCATCTGCAAACCCCTTTCCTGCCCGCTTCTGCTGAGCCATCGGATTTGCCTACAGCTAGCGTGGGCCTGTGGAGCAACGGTGGGCCTGAGCCACACCTCCTTCATCTTCTCCTTgcccttctgtggccccaatgCTATTCCACACTTCTGTGAGACCCAGCCCATGCTGCAGCTGATATGTGGAGTCATCTCACTCAAGGAACTACAGATTATCCTGGCTGCTGCCCTCATCATCCTCTGCCCCTTTGGCCTCATCCTGGGCTCCTATGGGAGTATCTTGGCTACTATCTTCCGGATCCCATCTGCTGTTGGCCGTCgcaaggccttctccacctgctcctcccacctggtCGTGGTCTCCCTCTTCTATAGCACTGCCATCTTTATCTACATCCATCCTAAGGCCAGCTACGATCCAGCCACTgaccctctgctttctctcttctatgCTGTAGTCACCCCCATCCTCAATCCCATCATCTATAGCCTGAGGAACACTGATGTCAAGGCTGCCCTAAAGAGAACCGTCCAGAAAATAAGGGCTGCAGAGGTTTGA
- the UBD gene encoding ubiquitin D encodes MASGLCVNVHSEEWKLMTFNANSHDRVKKINEHVRSKTKVPVQDQILLLGSKTLKPMRKLSSYGIDKETTIHLTLKVVKPSDEELNVTLVESGDEGQRYLLQVRRSSSVAQVKEMIKAKTAISPKKQIVTCNGKKLEDGKTMADYGIRKDSLLFLTSHCIGG; translated from the exons ATGGCTTCTGGCCTCTGT GTGAATGTCCATTCTGAGGAATGGAAATTGATGACCTTCAATGCCAACTCGCATGACAGAGTGAAGAAGATCAATGAACATGTCCGGTCTAAGACCAAGGTTCCCGTGCAGGACCAGATTCTTCTCCTGGGCTCGAAGACTCTTAAGCCCATGAGAAAGCTATCATCTTATGGCATTGACAAGGAGACGACCATCCACCTCACCCTGAAGGTGGTGAAGCCCAGTGATGAGGAGTTGAACGTGACTCTGGTGGAGTCGGGTGATGAGGGGCAAAGGTACCTCCTCCAGGTGCGAAGGTCCAGCTCAGTGGCCCAGGTGAAAGAGATGATCAAGGCCAAGACCGCCATATCTCCTAAGAAACAGATCGTGACTTGCAATGGAAAGAAACTGGAAGATGGGAAGACCATGGCAGATTATGGCATCAGAAAGGACAGTTTACTCTTCCTGACATCCCACTGCATTGGGGGTTGA
- the LOC124227062 gene encoding putative olfactory receptor 2I1, whose product MKANHSSEERFLLLGFSDWPSLQPVLFALVLLCYLLTLTGNSALVLLAVRDPRLHTPMYYFLCHLALVDAGFTTSVVPPLLANLRGPALRLQRHGCMAQLCASLALGSVECVLLAVMALDRATAVCRPLRYTGLASPRLCRALAGASWLGGLTNSAAQTALLAAWPLCAPLRVDHFFCELPALLKLACGGHRNATEGQMFAARVLILLVPSAVILASYGAVARAVWGLRSSGGRRKAVGTCGSHLTAVCLFYGSAIYTYLQPTHSYNQGQGKFVSLFYTVGTPALNPLIYTLRNKEVKGAARRLLGSLGRGQAGQ is encoded by the exons ATGAAG GCCAACCACAGCTCAGAGGAGCGCTTCCTCCTGCTGGGTTTCTCCGACTGGCCCTCGCTGCAGCCTGTCCTCTTCGCCCTTGTCCTTCTCTGCTACCTCCTGACTCTGACGGGCAACTCGGCGCTCGTGCTGCTGGCAGTGCGCGACCCGCGCCTGCACACGCCCATGTACTACTTCCTCTGTCACCTGGCCCTGGTGGATGCGGGCTTCACCACCAGCGTGGTGCCGCCGCTGCTGGCGAACCTCCGCGGCCCGGCGCTGAGGCTGCAGCGCCACGGCTGCATGGCCCAGCTGTGCGCGTCCCTGGCGCTGGGCTCGGTCGAGTGCGTCCTCCTGGCCGTGATGGCGCTGGACCGCGCGACCGCAGTGTGCCGCCCGCTGCGCTACACCGGGCTCGCCTCGCCGCGCCTCTGCCGCGCGCTGGCCGGCGCCTCCTGGCTCGGCGGCCTCACCAACTCTGCAGCGCAAACGGCCCTCTTGGCGGCGTGGCCGCTGTGCGCGCCCCTCCGGGTGGACCACTTCTTCTGCGAGCTGCCCGCGCTGCTCAAGCTGGCCTGCGGCGGCCACCGAAACGCCACCGAGGGCCAGATGTTCGCCGCCCGCGTGCTCATCTTGCTGGTGCCGTCCGCCGTCATCCTGGCCTCGTATGGCGCCGTGGCCCGCGCTGTATGGGGCTTGCGGTCCAGCGGGGGCCGGAGGAAAGCGGTGGGCACGTGTGGGTCTCACCTGACAGCCGTCTGCCTGTTCTACGGCTCAGCCATCTACACCTACCTGCAACCCACGCACAGCTACAACCAGGGTCAGGGCAAGTTCGTTTCGCTTTTCTACACTGTAGGCACACCGGCCCTCAACCCGCTCATCTACACCCTCAGGAATAAGGAAGTGAAGGGGGCAGCGAGGAGACTCCTAGGGAGTCTGGGGAGAGGGCAAGCTGGACAGTGA
- the LOC124226132 gene encoding LOW QUALITY PROTEIN: olfactory receptor 11A1 (The sequence of the model RefSeq protein was modified relative to this genomic sequence to represent the inferred CDS: inserted 1 base in 1 codon): MILMEIVSIRNQTITEFVLLGFSDVAELHLLFFIVFTLIYTSIIIGNMLIIVAVVSSPRLHTPMYFFLVNLSFLEILYTSTVVPKMLEGFLWEAAISVAGCLLQFFIFGSLATAECVLLAVMAYDRYLAICHPLHYPLLMRPRWCLGLVVIAWLSGFMLDGLAVALIAQLRFCGPNHIDHFYCDFMPLMGLACSDPSIAQMATFILSVVCLTVPFGLILTSYARIVVAVLRVPAGASRRKAFSTCSSHLAVVSTFYGTLIALYIAPSAVHSQIFSKVFALLYTVFTPLFNPVIYTLRNKEVHQALRRILYXKQTETLN; encoded by the exons ATGATCCTCATGGAAATTGTCTCCATAAGAAACCAAACTATCACTGAATTTGTCCTCCTTGGTTTCTCTGACGTAGCTGAGCtgcatctccttttctttattgtGTTCACTCTCATCTACACCTCCATCATCATAGGGAATATGCTAATCATTGTGGCAGTGGTTAGCTCCCCGAgactccacacacccatgtatttcttcctggttAATCTGTCCTTCCTGGAGATCCTCTATACCTCCACAGTGGTGCCAAAAATGTTGGAGGGCTTCTTGTGGGAGGCAGCCATCTCTGTGGCTGGTTGCTTGCTCCAGTTCTTTATCTTTGGTTCTCTAGCCACAGCTGAATGTGTCCTGCTGGCTGTCATGGCATATGATCGCTACCTGGCAATCTGCCACCCACTCCACTACCCACTCCTAATGAGACCCAGATGGTGCTTGGGGCTGGTGGTCATAGCCTGGCTCTCTGGCTTCATGTTAGATGGATTGGCTGTGGCCCTGATAGCCCAGCTGAGATTCTGTGGCCCCAATCACATTGACCATTTTTACTGCGACTTTATGCCTTTGATGGGCCTGGCCTGCTCAGATCCCAGCATAGCCCAGATGGCAACATTCATTCTCTCTGTGGTCTGCCTCACTGTTCCCTTTGGACTGATTCTCACATCTTATGCACGGATTGTGGTAGCTGTGCTGAGAGTTCCTGCTGGGGCCAGTAGGCGAAAGGCTTTCTCCACATGCTCCTCCCACTTAGCTGTAGTGTCCACATTCTATGGAACTCTTATAGCCTTGTACATTGCACCCTCTGCTGTCCACTCCCAGATCTTCTCCAAGGTCTTTGCCCTACTCTACACTGTGTTCACCCCTCTCTTCAATCCTGTCATCTACACCCTGAGGAATAAGGAAGTTCATCAGGCGCTACGGAGGATTCTAT ATAAGCAAACGGAAACACTTAATTGA